Proteins from one Desulforegulaceae bacterium genomic window:
- a CDS encoding GTPase domain-containing protein — MALINPKKKEVQVKIVYYGPGRCGKTTNLEFINNKFKKRIQNEMVTIKTYGDRTLFFDFLPLDIGTISGHNIKVQFYTVPGQVKYNATRKLVLRGVDGIVFVADSMALRRDMNMRSLKNLHENLLSFNKDIRKIPLVMQFNKRDLGEQGIELLDIETMNNDLNKVIKAPYLGASAISGENVALTMKKIISLTISSLKKKLEA, encoded by the coding sequence TTGGCTTTAATAAATCCTAAGAAAAAAGAAGTGCAGGTTAAAATAGTTTATTACGGACCAGGAAGGTGTGGTAAAACTACAAATCTTGAATTCATAAACAATAAATTTAAAAAAAGAATCCAAAATGAAATGGTCACCATAAAAACTTATGGAGACAGAACTCTTTTTTTTGACTTTTTACCTTTAGATATAGGTACTATTTCAGGGCATAATATTAAGGTTCAGTTTTATACAGTTCCAGGTCAGGTTAAATATAATGCTACCCGAAAACTTGTTTTAAGAGGGGTAGATGGGATTGTTTTTGTAGCTGATTCAATGGCTTTGAGAAGAGATATGAATATGCGCTCACTAAAAAATCTACATGAAAATTTATTGTCATTTAATAAAGATATAAGGAAAATTCCCCTTGTTATGCAATTTAATAAAAGAGATCTTGGGGAGCAGGGTATTGAGCTTTTAGATATTGAAACAATGAATAATGATCTTAATAAAGTTATAAAAGCTCCTTACTTAGGTGCCAGTGCAATATCAGGGGAAAATGTGGCATTAACAATGAAAAAAATAATTTCTCTTACAATCTCTTCATTAAAGAAAAAACTGGAGGCCTAG
- a CDS encoding roadblock/LC7 domain-containing protein — MEFTLDLGKNQIDQIEKVLNEELIELGVTNVILLDLAGNVIVNLDNGKTNHDVYSLAALAAGNFGAVSAMANLIGEQEFSLLFHKGEIESIHFSKVTQDMLLLTIFEKSVSLGFLRLKVSEAVKKIKSLF, encoded by the coding sequence ATGGAATTCACTTTGGACCTAGGAAAAAACCAAATAGATCAGATTGAAAAGGTTTTGAATGAAGAGTTGATTGAATTAGGGGTTACAAATGTCATTCTCCTTGATCTTGCCGGCAATGTCATTGTCAATCTTGATAATGGTAAAACAAACCATGATGTTTATTCCCTGGCAGCTCTTGCAGCAGGAAACTTCGGGGCAGTAAGTGCAATGGCAAATCTTATTGGAGAACAGGAATTTTCCCTTTTATTCCATAAAGGAGAGATTGAAAGCATACATTTTAGCAAGGTCACTCAGGACATGCTCTTGCTTACAATATTTGAGAAGTCAGTTTCTTTGGGTTTTCTCAGGCTTAAGGTAAGTGAAGCTGTGAAAAAAATAAAATCTTTGTTTTAA
- a CDS encoding response regulator translates to MKNILVVDHDITFMKMIAKKFESGTKQFNPIFVKDGALAVNQLKKTKIDIIISALQMPKMDGYSLLEFLNLNYPDIPLIIITAFGKPKSREILMEKGASAYFVKPVNFDELISKIKDLKEEKSNGGILRSASLEMFAQLVEMEQKTCTIRIKRESDGKEGVLCFKEGEIYFARIGNLKGLEAAYKIFSWQNVTLYIENNCRIKKKKINSELQALLLEAMRLKDEKEVKKSSAKNKDSREPQKLSPVDSLKKYIEDNLPDKTGVLDVYQDSSWSEFIKSSSMLGLVFKKEDLKACYVSKVDSTNFIIVPDKENTVLSVSSKCDREKIYKILMD, encoded by the coding sequence ATGAAAAACATTCTTGTAGTTGATCATGATATAACTTTTATGAAGATGATTGCAAAAAAGTTTGAATCTGGAACGAAACAATTTAACCCCATATTTGTCAAAGACGGAGCTTTAGCAGTTAATCAGCTCAAAAAAACAAAAATTGATATTATAATTTCAGCTCTGCAGATGCCTAAAATGGACGGATATAGCCTTTTAGAATTTCTCAACCTAAACTATCCAGATATACCATTAATAATAATCACTGCCTTTGGAAAGCCTAAATCAAGAGAAATTTTAATGGAAAAAGGGGCTTCAGCTTATTTTGTTAAACCTGTTAATTTTGACGAGCTGATCTCTAAAATCAAAGACTTGAAAGAAGAGAAATCCAATGGAGGAATTTTAAGGTCTGCTTCACTTGAAATGTTTGCTCAACTTGTTGAAATGGAACAAAAAACCTGCACCATAAGAATCAAAAGGGAATCTGATGGTAAAGAGGGAGTTCTTTGTTTCAAAGAAGGGGAAATATATTTTGCCAGAATAGGGAATTTAAAAGGGCTTGAGGCTGCTTATAAAATATTTAGCTGGCAGAATGTCACTCTTTATATAGAAAACAACTGCAGAATAAAAAAGAAAAAGATAAATTCTGAACTTCAGGCTCTTCTTCTTGAAGCCATGAGACTTAAAGATGAAAAAGAGGTCAAAAAAAGCTCAGCAAAAAACAAAGATTCCAGAGAACCTCAAAAATTATCTCCTGTTGATTCTTTAAAAAAATACATTGAAGATAATTTGCCAGATAAAACCGGTGTTTTAGATGTTTATCAAGATTCTTCCTGGTCTGAGTTTATCAAAAGCTCATCTATGCTGGGTTTGGTTTTTAAAAAAGAAGATCTTAAAGCCTGCTATGTTAGTAAAGTTGATTCGACCAATTTTATTATAGTTCCTGATAAAGAAAATACTGTTTTGTCTGTAAGTTCAAAATGCGATAGAGAAAAAATTTACAAAATACTTATGGATTGA
- a CDS encoding HAMP domain-containing protein produces MALICEECGKIYHIDKEKLEKQLKGDFARTKCRICGHIIQISKEDIENLVPEKDFNILEEISNSDNGTQENSFDSFDEEKTESFKEPQNKTLVEDSKLKKQKIRGNERKGLGLRAKMFFLFLVIPIFLMAASGIFSQFQLNRLSENITDKGTAVVKEFAEQRIAEKARDVALQCQIYLLSHPELRKSDFNYETEFKKIIVQKIGKTGYTLLAERTLPTEDLDGFRIWGHPNPSIVGVPLFKTLKNELGLEFDKLAENLKPLIRGEEVADYYKWKEVSGEIKEKFLVAVHVKHTKYVILATAPIDEFTKPIRDLESEAKLLTLQTRNINILILITTLLIISMAILIYGYRITKNIKYLTETADRISVGELDVKIEIKAKDEIGSLADAISRMQDSLRLSIERLRKRK; encoded by the coding sequence ATGGCCCTTATATGCGAAGAATGTGGAAAAATTTATCATATTGATAAAGAAAAACTGGAAAAACAGCTAAAAGGTGACTTTGCAAGAACAAAGTGCCGTATTTGCGGTCATATAATTCAGATCTCAAAGGAAGATATTGAAAACTTAGTACCTGAAAAAGATTTTAATATTTTAGAAGAGATATCAAATTCAGACAATGGAACTCAAGAGAATAGCTTTGATTCTTTTGATGAAGAGAAAACTGAAAGTTTTAAAGAACCTCAAAATAAAACTTTAGTTGAAGATAGCAAACTAAAAAAACAAAAAATCAGAGGAAATGAAAGAAAAGGACTTGGTCTTAGGGCAAAAATGTTTTTTCTTTTTCTGGTTATTCCTATTTTTCTTATGGCAGCATCTGGAATATTTTCACAATTTCAGCTTAACAGACTTTCTGAAAATATCACTGACAAAGGTACTGCTGTTGTTAAAGAGTTTGCAGAGCAAAGAATTGCTGAAAAAGCAAGAGACGTTGCTTTGCAATGTCAAATTTATCTTTTAAGCCATCCTGAACTTAGAAAATCAGACTTTAACTATGAAACAGAATTTAAAAAAATTATTGTTCAAAAAATCGGAAAGACTGGATACACTTTACTTGCAGAAAGGACTTTACCAACGGAGGATTTAGATGGATTTAGAATTTGGGGGCATCCTAACCCATCAATAGTTGGAGTTCCTTTGTTTAAAACGCTTAAAAATGAGCTGGGTTTAGAATTTGATAAACTTGCTGAAAATTTAAAACCTTTAATAAGGGGAGAAGAAGTTGCTGATTATTACAAGTGGAAAGAAGTAAGCGGGGAGATTAAAGAAAAATTCCTTGTTGCTGTTCATGTAAAGCATACAAAATATGTAATTCTTGCCACAGCACCCATTGATGAATTTACAAAGCCTATCAGGGATTTAGAAAGCGAAGCTAAGCTTTTAACCCTGCAAACAAGAAATATAAATATTCTTATTTTGATAACAACTCTTTTGATCATAAGCATGGCAATTTTGATTTATGGATATAGAATCACTAAAAATATAAAATATCTTACTGAAACTGCTGACAGGATAAGTGTTGGAGAGCTTGATGTTAAAATTGAAATTAAAGCTAAAGATGAAATCGGAAGTCTTGCAGATGCAATTTCAAGAATGCAGGATAGTCTTAGGCTGTCCATTGAAAGACTGAGAAAAAGAAAGTAA
- a CDS encoding ABC transporter substrate-binding protein gives MRNNLFKKTLLVLFPLILSFSITPKIFAETIKIGQSLPLTGEMEKSAQEFQKGSLSWINYINSRGGINGKQIELITKDDKGNSETALKITENFILDDILVLYGYLGYDSAMKSYELSKKNKLAFFGAATGSTELHEFSEPNAFFTRPDYGRETASMVDLLIENKKNKISFFYSDSNWAESFYKGAKWSFEEKNLKIFSSASVQTKNPDFKFAAKKINSGFPDAVIIASEAEIAALFIKELRKLNPSIIIMAASEVDGSKLSGLLMNQGIGVIVSQVVPFPFQTRYQITNLYKRLSSRFYPEETASFKGFEGFISARALTTILSDCEEPITREGFIKKAHEMPSVNLGGFVFDFKENKATGSVKTYFTQIGPGGFLSPIISLKDVYKYSPL, from the coding sequence ATGAGAAACAATTTATTCAAAAAAACTTTATTGGTTCTTTTCCCGCTTATCTTAAGTTTTAGCATAACACCAAAAATTTTTGCAGAAACAATAAAAATAGGACAATCTTTACCTTTAACTGGTGAAATGGAAAAATCAGCACAGGAATTTCAAAAAGGCAGTCTTTCCTGGATTAACTATATTAATTCAAGGGGAGGTATAAACGGAAAACAAATAGAATTGATAACAAAAGATGATAAAGGTAATTCAGAAACAGCCTTAAAAATAACTGAAAACTTTATTCTTGACGATATTTTGGTTCTTTATGGTTATCTGGGTTATGATTCAGCTATGAAGAGCTATGAGCTTTCCAAAAAAAACAAGCTTGCCTTTTTTGGAGCCGCAACCGGTTCAACTGAACTCCATGAGTTTTCTGAGCCAAACGCTTTTTTTACCCGTCCAGATTATGGAAGAGAAACAGCTAGTATGGTTGATCTTCTTATTGAAAATAAAAAAAATAAAATCTCTTTTTTTTATTCAGACAGCAATTGGGCAGAAAGTTTTTATAAAGGTGCCAAATGGAGCTTTGAAGAAAAAAATCTTAAAATTTTTTCATCAGCATCAGTACAAACAAAAAATCCAGACTTTAAATTTGCAGCAAAAAAAATAAACTCTGGATTTCCAGATGCTGTAATTATAGCCTCGGAAGCTGAAATTGCGGCTTTATTCATTAAAGAACTTAGAAAACTTAACCCCTCCATAATTATAATGGCAGCTTCTGAAGTTGATGGGTCAAAGCTTTCAGGACTTCTTATGAATCAAGGAATTGGGGTTATTGTAAGTCAGGTTGTTCCTTTTCCCTTCCAAACAAGATATCAAATCACCAATCTTTACAAAAGATTATCTTCCAGATTTTATCCTGAAGAAACTGCTTCATTCAAGGGATTTGAAGGCTTTATCTCTGCAAGAGCACTGACTACAATTCTTTCAGACTGCGAAGAACCAATTACAAGAGAAGGCTTTATTAAAAAAGCCCATGAAATGCCTTCAGTAAATCTTGGAGGTTTTGTATTTGACTTTAAAGAAAACAAAGCCACAGGTTCTGTTAAAACTTATTTTACCCAGATTGGACCAGGGGGATTCCTTTCACCCATAATTTCACTTAAAGATGTTTACAAATATTCTCCATTATAA
- a CDS encoding radical SAM protein yields MFNIKKIYLTSDCKNYPLAHEIINSLDAETKITNDLIPLMKEISNSEDPQSKGKEVLILTKNRGDFLKKCPGTKYYRCCNYQILHVGSFCPMDCSYCILQTYFHPPAISFFLNQEKMEDELDKRVFNSNKIWRIGTGEFTDSLVWDELFNYSKYLVNLFKGQKRAILELKTKTVNIENLLELDHNKKTIVSWSLNTPKVIEEDERDTTTLEQRLEAASICEKQDYKLAFHFDPIVIYPGCSEDYKKAVRKIFDYVSPENIVYISLGTFRFMPDLKDIIKKRFSDSKIWCGEFFLGTDNKMRYLKTLRIDVFKSIHDEFMKIDQNLCLYFCMEDDKVWERVFGYPPKAKGGLANILDQAVQQHCGVSSH; encoded by the coding sequence ATGTTTAATATAAAAAAAATTTATTTGACAAGTGATTGTAAAAATTATCCTTTGGCCCATGAAATTATCAATAGTCTGGATGCAGAAACTAAAATAACAAATGATCTTATTCCCTTGATGAAGGAAATTTCAAACTCAGAAGATCCCCAGTCTAAAGGCAAGGAAGTTTTAATTCTTACAAAAAATAGGGGTGATTTTTTAAAAAAATGCCCGGGAACCAAATATTATAGATGTTGTAATTATCAAATTCTCCATGTGGGCAGTTTTTGTCCAATGGATTGTTCTTATTGCATTTTGCAGACATACTTTCATCCTCCTGCAATAAGTTTTTTTTTAAATCAGGAAAAAATGGAAGATGAGCTTGACAAAAGGGTGTTTAATTCTAATAAAATCTGGCGAATAGGAACTGGAGAGTTTACAGATTCACTTGTATGGGATGAACTTTTCAATTATTCAAAATATCTTGTAAATTTGTTTAAAGGTCAAAAAAGAGCAATTCTTGAACTGAAAACAAAAACAGTGAATATTGAAAATCTTCTTGAGCTTGATCATAATAAAAAAACAATTGTTTCCTGGTCTTTGAATACTCCAAAAGTGATTGAAGAAGACGAAAGAGATACAACAACCCTTGAACAAAGACTTGAAGCTGCTTCAATCTGTGAAAAACAAGATTATAAACTAGCATTTCACTTTGATCCAATTGTAATTTACCCTGGTTGTTCAGAAGATTATAAAAAAGCAGTAAGAAAAATTTTTGATTATGTATCACCTGAGAACATAGTTTATATAAGTTTAGGTACTTTTAGATTCATGCCAGACCTTAAGGACATAATTAAAAAACGATTTTCAGATTCAAAAATCTGGTGTGGCGAGTTTTTTTTGGGAACTGACAATAAAATGAGGTATTTAAAAACTTTAAGAATTGATGTTTTCAAATCCATCCATGACGAGTTTATGAAAATAGATCAAAATCTATGTCTTTATTTTTGCATGGAAGATGACAAAGTTTGGGAAAGAGTCTTTGGATATCCTCCAAAAGCCAAAGGAGGATTGGCAAATATTCTTGATCAAGCTGTACAACAACATTGTGGAGTGAGTAGTCATTAA
- a CDS encoding ATPase, T2SS/T4P/T4SS family, which produces MPDSAVKDIAYKIKEAEAYCKHGLFSEAVHIFETILSFEDLDNDTSKFVVERVKEIQKDIKELEKIDNQILSSQQLNQLSDTWKGKGTVPEILDSAEAFEDLGFNEEAATEYGKLLAMGKFEEFSKRFSDFMFSRFTASNIYSQLEKIFNQSKVEDEIKTKVLFLFGEVFEKKNDFEQALKYFEGIELINPFYPLLQKKISKHKKKNNYNSKYDYLIKQNFIDPAKLKEARDISKSDNKSVEFVLITKMKIPKEEVGKSLSCFYNVPFRSFNPDLDPPVGVIKNLRKNFLLQNMWVPLDWDIEKGIDVVIDDPLNLMKTDQISNLLDVKKINYQVAIPEDIKSFIKVFYEAPSKNLEDDPKMDSFEEFSVSNSFELEEEDEDDDIESFGDNDSEVVRMVDQIIFSAYKKDASDIHIEPSPGLKKTKIRYRIDGVCQQVLQVPNSFAAGIISRLKVMANLDIAEKRLPQDGKIKFKRKGIREFELRLATLPTAGGYEDAVLRVLASSGAMHIDDMGMNSRNLSLIKKTIVQPYGLFLVVGPTGSGKTTTLHSSLAYINNPGVKIWTAEDPVEITQEGLRQVECKPKIGLDFARVMRSFLRADPDVIMIGEMRDRETAAIGIEASLTGHMVFSTLHTNSAPETITRLLDMGLNPLNFSDAFLGVLAQRLVRRLCKHCKEEYTPDDKKIGEIMELYNGVEAFEKISGYKKSDLEKMKLFKAKGCEHCSEGFRGRLGIHELMEGTAKIKQLIKRKAPTEEIFELASEEGMKTLIQDGVDKVFQGLTDLNEIRRVCVN; this is translated from the coding sequence ATGCCAGATTCTGCAGTTAAAGATATTGCTTATAAAATTAAGGAAGCTGAAGCGTACTGCAAGCACGGTCTTTTTTCTGAAGCAGTTCACATATTTGAAACAATCTTATCATTTGAAGACTTGGACAATGATACTTCAAAATTTGTTGTTGAACGAGTCAAAGAAATTCAAAAAGATATTAAAGAGCTTGAAAAAATTGACAATCAAATTCTTTCATCTCAGCAGCTAAACCAACTTTCAGACACCTGGAAAGGAAAAGGGACTGTTCCTGAAATACTTGACAGTGCTGAAGCTTTTGAAGATTTAGGGTTCAATGAAGAAGCTGCAACCGAATATGGAAAGCTTCTTGCCATGGGCAAGTTTGAAGAGTTTAGCAAAAGATTTTCAGATTTCATGTTTTCTCGATTCACCGCTTCTAATATTTATTCTCAGCTTGAAAAAATATTTAACCAAAGCAAGGTTGAAGATGAAATAAAAACAAAGGTTTTGTTTTTATTTGGTGAAGTTTTTGAAAAAAAGAATGATTTTGAACAGGCTCTTAAATATTTTGAAGGAATAGAGCTTATCAATCCTTTTTACCCTCTGCTTCAGAAGAAAATTTCAAAACATAAGAAAAAAAACAATTACAATTCAAAATATGATTACCTTATAAAACAAAACTTTATTGATCCTGCCAAACTTAAAGAAGCAAGGGATATTTCAAAGTCAGATAATAAAAGCGTTGAGTTTGTTCTTATAACAAAAATGAAAATCCCAAAAGAAGAGGTTGGTAAGTCGCTTTCTTGTTTTTATAATGTCCCATTTAGATCTTTTAATCCTGATCTTGATCCTCCTGTGGGAGTTATAAAAAATCTTAGAAAAAATTTTCTTCTTCAAAATATGTGGGTGCCTTTAGATTGGGATATAGAAAAAGGTATAGATGTTGTAATTGATGATCCCTTAAACCTGATGAAAACAGATCAAATATCTAATTTGCTTGACGTAAAAAAAATAAATTATCAAGTTGCAATCCCTGAAGATATAAAGTCTTTTATAAAGGTTTTTTATGAGGCACCTTCCAAAAATTTAGAAGATGACCCAAAAATGGATAGTTTCGAAGAATTTTCAGTAAGCAATAGCTTTGAACTTGAAGAAGAAGATGAAGACGATGACATTGAATCTTTTGGTGATAATGACAGTGAAGTCGTAAGAATGGTGGATCAGATAATTTTTTCAGCATACAAAAAAGATGCTTCTGATATACACATTGAACCTTCCCCGGGACTTAAAAAGACAAAAATAAGATACAGGATTGATGGGGTGTGTCAGCAGGTGCTTCAGGTTCCCAATTCATTTGCAGCAGGAATTATATCCAGGTTAAAAGTAATGGCAAATCTTGATATAGCTGAAAAAAGACTGCCTCAGGACGGCAAAATTAAGTTTAAAAGAAAGGGAATCAGGGAGTTTGAACTAAGACTTGCAACTCTTCCCACTGCCGGTGGTTATGAAGATGCTGTATTAAGAGTTCTTGCATCTTCAGGAGCAATGCACATTGACGATATGGGGATGAATTCAAGAAACCTTTCTTTAATTAAAAAAACAATTGTTCAGCCCTATGGACTTTTTCTTGTTGTTGGTCCAACTGGTTCAGGTAAAACCACAACTCTTCATTCATCCCTTGCGTATATAAACAATCCAGGGGTTAAAATATGGACTGCTGAAGATCCTGTGGAGATTACTCAGGAAGGTTTAAGACAGGTTGAATGTAAACCCAAAATAGGCCTTGATTTTGCCAGGGTAATGAGATCTTTTTTAAGGGCTGATCCAGATGTGATCATGATAGGTGAAATGAGGGATCGAGAAACAGCTGCAATTGGAATTGAAGCTTCACTTACAGGTCATATGGTTTTTTCAACTCTTCATACCAACTCAGCTCCAGAAACTATTACAAGATTGCTTGATATGGGACTTAACCCTCTTAACTTTTCAGATGCTTTTTTAGGTGTGCTTGCCCAAAGACTGGTAAGAAGGCTTTGTAAGCATTGCAAGGAAGAATATACACCTGATGATAAAAAAATTGGCGAAATAATGGAACTTTACAACGGAGTTGAAGCCTTTGAAAAAATATCAGGCTATAAAAAGTCTGATTTGGAAAAGATGAAGTTATTCAAAGCCAAGGGGTGTGAACATTGTTCTGAGGGCTTTAGAGGTAGACTTGGGATTCACGAACTAATGGAAGGTACAGCCAAAATTAAGCAGCTTATTAAAAGAAAAGCTCCTACTGAAGAAATATTTGAGCTGGCATCTGAAGAGGGAATGAAAACACTTATTCAAGATGGAGTTGACAAGGTTTTTCAGGGGCTGACTGATTTAAATGAAATCAGAAGGGTTTGTGTTAATTAA